The Bacteroidota bacterium genome has a segment encoding these proteins:
- a CDS encoding FecR domain-containing protein → MKQNDTYYTDLITRYFSGEAGPDEIRELSAWVQSSVENRRVFEEFRKTWELAVWQPDAESVDIEREWDILSSRMIDNADLPVTQRIRHSRTISFAAGSRWILRIAAVLVLAAVPLFFVYQYIRGGQMEQFVAKESASEILLADGSRITLNKGSVLKYPEEFSRDHRTVILDGEGFFEITRNNEKPFIIEHNNVRVRVLGTSFLINTESAPGSMEVILVNGSVSVYYKKEGVKAGTTLIPGDKAEIALQVNDIRITQNQDPNFISWKTRLFVFQEESLENIIYALNKAYQSQVQLDGPHLSSCRMTASFDRQSLDSILEIIAVTLDLKIETRGDQIILSGKGCQ, encoded by the coding sequence ATGAAACAAAACGATACATATTACACGGATCTGATCACCAGATATTTTTCGGGAGAAGCCGGCCCCGATGAGATACGGGAATTATCTGCCTGGGTGCAATCTTCGGTGGAAAATCGAAGGGTTTTTGAAGAATTCAGGAAGACCTGGGAATTGGCAGTCTGGCAACCTGATGCGGAATCTGTTGATATTGAAAGGGAATGGGATATTTTATCATCCAGGATGATAGATAATGCCGATCTTCCTGTGACACAACGTATCAGACATTCCAGAACCATTTCTTTCGCAGCAGGATCGCGCTGGATACTTCGTATAGCCGCTGTACTCGTCCTGGCCGCTGTGCCCTTATTTTTCGTTTATCAGTACATCAGGGGTGGACAAATGGAGCAATTTGTTGCTAAGGAGAGTGCTTCTGAAATACTACTGGCCGATGGTTCCAGGATAACCCTGAACAAGGGTTCTGTTTTGAAGTACCCTGAAGAATTTTCAAGAGATCACCGTACCGTCATCCTGGATGGTGAAGGTTTTTTTGAAATTACACGGAATAATGAAAAACCATTTATTATCGAACATAATAATGTGAGAGTCAGGGTACTGGGAACATCTTTCCTGATTAATACCGAATCAGCTCCGGGATCTATGGAGGTTATTCTTGTAAATGGCAGCGTTTCTGTTTATTATAAGAAGGAAGGAGTTAAAGCAGGGACAACATTGATTCCGGGAGATAAAGCAGAAATAGCATTGCAGGTCAATGATATCCGCATTACACAAAATCAGGATCCCAATTTTATTTCCTGGAAGACCAGGCTCTTTGTATTTCAGGAAGAATCACTCGAAAACATAATATATGCACTCAACAAGGCATATCAAAGCCAGGTTCAGCTGGATGGGCCGCATCTTTCCTCATGCCGGATGACGGCCAGCTTTGACCGGCAGTCCCTGGATTCCATCCTGGAAATTATTGCCGTGACCCTGGATCTTAAGATTGAAACCCGGGGAGATCAAATCATCTTGTCAGGAAAAGGTTGCCAATAA
- a CDS encoding RNA polymerase sigma-70 factor — MLDKKDFEVLFRNEFRRMTLFAMRYVKDFDTAREIVQESFLGLWEKRTTINPEREVKSYLSTSVRNRSLNYLRDHNKFDRELIALEGLSHDAATEANPDIELSELRDRIDNAVDELPEKCREVFLFNRNEHMKYQEIAELLGISVKTVEAQMSKALAHLRQRLKEYLTILILFLLNA; from the coding sequence ATGCTAGATAAAAAGGATTTCGAAGTTTTGTTCCGTAATGAGTTCAGGAGGATGACCCTGTTTGCAATGCGCTATGTCAAGGATTTTGATACTGCCCGGGAAATTGTGCAGGAATCATTCCTGGGATTATGGGAAAAACGTACGACAATCAATCCTGAAAGGGAGGTAAAAAGCTATCTTTCTACTTCTGTGAGAAACAGATCCCTGAATTACTTAAGAGACCACAACAAGTTCGACAGGGAATTAATTGCTCTGGAGGGACTTTCGCATGATGCCGCAACAGAAGCCAATCCTGATATCGAACTTTCTGAACTCCGCGACAGAATAGACAATGCAGTTGATGAACTTCCGGAAAAATGCCGCGAGGTTTTTCTTTTTAATAGAAATGAGCATATGAAATACCAGGAAATTGCTGAGCTGCTTGGCATTTCCGTTAAAACTGTCGAGGCCCAGATGTCGAAGGCACTGGCCCATTTACGGCAGAGATTAAAAGAATATCTGACGATATTGATACTTTTTTTATTGAATGCATAA